Proteins encoded by one window of Deltaproteobacteria bacterium:
- the ispG gene encoding (E)-4-hydroxy-3-methylbut-2-enyl-diphosphate synthase encodes MRASREIQIGRLRLGGQNRIAIQSMCATRTQDLEGTRRQIRILTEAGADLIRVAIDSAKDAEALQQLSRETDVPLSVDLQENYRLAEVIAPFVRKIRYNPGHLHHHEREKSNREKVAWIVEQASKNSCAIRIGVNCGSIDPVWKGRYPDNNEEAIVGSAVEHCEILDRLGFKNYLVSLKDSDPAEVIKINRRFHQVRSDVPIHLGVTEAGMPPEGIIKTRIAFEQLLSQGIGDTVRISLTVPFDQKGMEIAVAREILTDIAEGRFRSVPDFGDQKLNIISCPSCSRVENEKFVELAQAVKEMSQYAKGHAVTIAVMGCRVNGPGETDDADLGLWCGPNLVNLKKKEDSLGSYSYEEILPRLRSELNRLISEKRAS; translated from the coding sequence ATGAGGGCATCACGAGAAATTCAGATCGGTCGCCTCCGGCTTGGGGGACAAAACCGGATTGCCATTCAGAGCATGTGTGCCACCCGCACACAGGATCTGGAAGGGACCCGTCGGCAGATCAGGATTCTGACTGAAGCGGGAGCCGATCTAATCCGGGTTGCGATTGACAGCGCCAAGGATGCCGAGGCATTGCAACAGCTTTCCCGGGAGACGGATGTTCCTCTCTCGGTCGATCTGCAGGAAAATTATCGCTTGGCTGAGGTGATCGCCCCGTTTGTCCGGAAGATTCGTTACAATCCGGGACACCTCCATCATCATGAAAGAGAGAAGTCGAACAGGGAGAAGGTTGCCTGGATCGTGGAACAGGCGTCCAAAAATAGCTGTGCCATCCGGATTGGTGTGAATTGTGGTTCGATCGATCCCGTTTGGAAGGGGCGGTATCCCGATAATAATGAGGAGGCGATTGTTGGATCTGCCGTTGAACATTGTGAGATCCTGGACCGGCTTGGGTTTAAAAATTATCTCGTCTCGCTTAAGGATTCAGACCCGGCGGAGGTGATCAAGATTAATCGCCGGTTTCATCAGGTCCGTTCCGATGTGCCGATTCATCTGGGTGTGACCGAGGCGGGTATGCCGCCCGAGGGTATTATCAAGACAAGAATCGCTTTTGAACAACTCCTCTCTCAGGGGATCGGTGATACGGTCCGGATCTCTCTGACCGTTCCATTTGATCAGAAGGGGATGGAGATCGCCGTTGCCCGTGAGATTTTGACAGATATTGCCGAGGGGCGTTTCCGTTCCGTGCCCGATTTTGGAGACCAAAAACTCAATATCATATCGTGCCCCTCCTGCTCCCGTGTGGAGAATGAAAAGTTTGTGGAACTCGCCCAGGCCGTGAAAGAGATGTCTCAGTATGCCAAGGGACATGCGGTTACGATTGCGGTCATGGGTTGCCGTGTAAACGGTCCGGGTGAAACCGATGATGCTGATTTGGGGCTCTGGTGCGGCCCCAACCTTGTGAATCTCAAGAAAAAAGAGGACTCCCTTGGTAGTTATTCTTACGAAGAGATTCTCCCCCGCCTTCGTTCTGAATTGAATCGGTTGATCTCAGAAAAACGGGCATCTTAG
- a CDS encoding TldD/PmbA family protein, whose amino-acid sequence MIENFDLKKILQKALFHGGDYAEIYAEETESLQLISEERRLDKITPSLDSGIGIRVLWNGKTAYGFTNEISERSLLELADRIASAVHAGKFKEPITVHAIPSPWTVTIQRDPSRFSLQKKSEFIRRGEEVAWSFDPRIKQVKVLYADIQKKVEIAHSNGELACDHRIYTLYYLQVVAGKNGELQTGYHPVGGLVGLELLEENPPEEVAKKACEQAIRMLCARRAPAGTMPIVLSSEAGGTMVHEAVGHGLEADLACEGLSVYHKKIGQTVGNEKISVVDDATVPNKRGSFVFDDEGTPAERTVLIEKGVLKNYMFDRRMAMKNGARSTGNGRRESYRHKPICRMTNTMILPGHDDPGEILRSTERGLFVKKMGGGQVNTVNGDFIFEVNEAYLIDKGKIGDPVRGATLTGNGPKVLQIIDKVGNDSGFGIGTCGKDNQGVPVGDAQPTIRIPKLVVGGATA is encoded by the coding sequence ATGATCGAAAATTTTGATCTCAAAAAAATCCTGCAGAAAGCCCTTTTTCACGGCGGGGACTATGCCGAGATTTATGCCGAGGAGACAGAGTCCCTCCAATTAATCTCGGAGGAGCGCCGCCTCGATAAAATCACACCTTCCCTTGATTCCGGCATCGGAATCCGGGTCTTATGGAATGGAAAGACAGCCTATGGTTTCACCAATGAAATCTCGGAGAGATCACTCCTCGAATTGGCCGATCGAATCGCCTCGGCGGTCCATGCGGGAAAGTTCAAAGAGCCAATAACCGTTCATGCGATCCCCTCCCCTTGGACAGTCACCATTCAGAGGGATCCGTCCCGGTTCTCCCTCCAGAAAAAAAGCGAGTTTATCCGGAGGGGTGAAGAGGTTGCCTGGAGTTTTGATCCAAGGATCAAACAGGTGAAGGTGCTCTATGCCGACATCCAGAAAAAGGTGGAGATCGCCCACTCCAACGGGGAACTGGCATGCGACCACCGAATCTACACCCTCTATTATCTTCAGGTGGTGGCCGGTAAAAATGGAGAGCTTCAGACCGGATACCATCCGGTCGGTGGACTTGTTGGTCTGGAACTACTGGAGGAGAATCCGCCCGAAGAGGTCGCCAAAAAGGCGTGTGAACAGGCGATCCGGATGCTTTGCGCCCGCAGGGCCCCCGCCGGAACGATGCCCATTGTCCTCTCTTCGGAGGCTGGAGGAACAATGGTTCACGAGGCGGTTGGACACGGTTTAGAGGCCGACCTGGCCTGTGAGGGGCTCTCCGTCTATCACAAGAAGATCGGCCAGACGGTTGGAAATGAGAAGATCTCAGTCGTGGATGACGCGACCGTTCCGAATAAGCGGGGCTCTTTTGTCTTTGATGATGAGGGGACCCCTGCCGAACGGACCGTTTTAATTGAAAAAGGGGTCCTCAAAAATTATATGTTCGACCGTCGGATGGCGATGAAAAATGGGGCTCGCTCCACCGGCAACGGTCGTCGTGAGTCGTACCGCCATAAACCGATCTGCCGGATGACCAATACGATGATCCTTCCTGGCCATGATGACCCGGGGGAGATCTTACGCTCCACGGAGAGGGGACTTTTTGTCAAGAAGATGGGGGGAGGACAGGTCAATACGGTGAACGGGGACTTCATCTTTGAAGTCAACGAGGCGTATCTGATCGATAAAGGAAAGATCGGAGATCCGGTTCGCGGGGCAACGCTGACTGGCAATGGGCCTAAAGTCTTGCAGATTATTGACAAGGTCGGCAACGACTCCGGTTTTGGAATCGGCACCTGCGGCAAGGATAATCAGGGGGTCCCGGTTGGTGATGCACAACCCACCATCAGAATCCCGAAGCTGGTCGTTGGAGGGGCAACAGCCTAA